Genomic window (Drosophila sulfurigaster albostrigata strain 15112-1811.04 chromosome 2R, ASM2355843v2, whole genome shotgun sequence):
CCAAACGTTTAGTTGGGCAACCCGTTAATCGATCGCAGCCAACTTCATGGCGAAGCCACTTGAATTTGTGCTTTCAATTTCACCAGTCATACGTTTAATATAATCAATAAAGTTAAGTTAAAATACAACGGCGTTTTCATCAAATCTCTCACACCTATGAAGACGCCAAAGTGGTGACCTCGAATGCAAAAACACAACTACAGTTTACGTTCAGTACAATTCCAAGCTCAAGACACTGAAGACGAATTTTTTGACGCAAACATGCAGGCACACGATCAAAACCTCGCAGAACAACTGCGGGATGTGAAACAGCAACTCGAGCAACTGCAGTCACATGGCCAACCAGCTGGATTGTCATCGCAATGCGTGCAACTTCGCATTCCGAAATTCAACAAAACTAATCCTCAGCTTTGGCTTTCTCAGTTGGATCGCCTATTTCATCTGCACAATGTCACTGACGATAACAAATTCGACATTATATCTGTGAATTTGGAGGAGGATGTCATTGCCAAACTGGAGGATCTGATCGCATCGCCACCGCTGACAAACAAATATGCCACTTTAAAGCAGCGCGTGCTCGACAAGTTCGCAGAATCATCTGATTCAAAGCTGAAAAGACTTTTGCGTGGCGGCGAAACTGTTGGCAAGAAACCGTCAGACATCCTTGACCACATGCGGCGCTTAGCACCAACCACGGGCTGCGAGGCAGTTATTCGATCGTTGTTTCTGGCGGAGCTTCCAAACTCGATCCGACCGCTCATTTCGGTATGGGACGAGAACAACCTTGACAAATTGGCGGAGATTGCAGATAAAATGCTTGAAGCTAGCGAGCCAGGTTCTGCATTTGTTGAGTCAACGGCACTAccagagcagcagcaccaaGTTGATGCTCTGAGCGGCAAGCAAACCGGCATGTCAGAAGTAACATCGGCATTACGAGCGCTCACTACAAAAGTCGACAAGCTTCAGGGCGAGCTACGCCAATCAAAATATGCCCAATTGTCACGGCATCCACATGATAGCTCTAATGATGTCGGTTCGAAACTATGTTTCTACCACACTAGATTCGGTGAGAATGCACGCAAGTGCCAACCAGCATGTCCACGCTACCAGTCGTCAAACTAGAGATGCTACCGTTGACTCAGCTGGTAAACGGTAGCGCAGTAACCACCAGCAGCCGCAAAGCTCCAAACGACATTCAACAAATTGGCCTGGACCGGCGTCTACACATCAAAGATCGCTTGTCAAACCAATCATTCCTCATTGATTCCGGATCCGTGGTGTCAGTGATCCCACGCAGCATGGCACCGCACACACGCATCAACGGCAGACTTTATCTGTATGCCGCTAATCAATCTACAATCAAAACCTACGGAAATTGTACTCTTCAGCTCGACCTGGCCCTGTATCACTCGTTCACATGGCCATTCATCATCGCTGATTCATCATCTCCTCGTCGACGTCAGTGGACAACGATTGCTTGACAACTCAAAGT
Coding sequences:
- the LOC133836672 gene encoding uncharacterized protein LOC133836672, with amino-acid sequence MQAHDQNLAEQLRDVKQQLEQLQSHGQPAGLSSQCVQLRIPKFNKTNPQLWLSQLDRLFHLHNVTDDNKFDIISVNLEEDVIAKLEDLIASPPLTNKYATLKQRVLDKFAESSDSKLKRLLRGGETVGKKPSDILDHMRRLAPTTGCEAVIRSLFLAELPNSIRPLISVWDENNLDKLAEIADKMLEASEPGSAFVESTALPEQQHQVDALSGKQTGMSEVTSALRALTTKVDKLQGELRQSKYAQLSRHPHDSSNDVGSKLCFYHTRFGENARKCQPACPRYQSSN